From the Alkalibacter rhizosphaerae genome, one window contains:
- a CDS encoding ABC transporter ATP-binding protein — MEILKVENLTKTYGDGDNMVKALDDVSFVIEKGDFVAITGPSGSGKSTLLHILGGVDRPTSGKVWMDGRDVYGLDEEMLAVFRRRQVGLIYQFYNLIPVLDVVENMTLPVLMDGKEVAQERLTDLLGTLNLHGRENHLPNQLSGGQQQRVSIGRALMNEPVVLLADEPTGNLDSKNSQDIIELLKASNRKYDQTLIIITHDEAIARQANRILTIEDGKITRDEVIPS; from the coding sequence ATGGAAATTCTAAAAGTAGAGAACCTCACCAAGACCTATGGTGACGGCGACAATATGGTAAAGGCATTGGATGACGTGTCCTTTGTCATCGAGAAAGGGGATTTTGTGGCCATTACCGGTCCCTCCGGTTCCGGCAAGTCCACCCTGCTGCACATTTTGGGAGGTGTGGACCGTCCCACTTCCGGCAAGGTCTGGATGGACGGCAGGGACGTCTACGGACTGGACGAGGAGATGCTGGCCGTCTTTCGACGACGGCAGGTGGGACTGATCTACCAGTTCTACAACCTGATCCCCGTTTTGGACGTAGTGGAGAACATGACCCTCCCCGTTCTCATGGATGGCAAGGAAGTGGCACAAGAGCGATTGACGGACCTGTTGGGGACCTTGAACCTCCACGGGAGGGAAAACCATTTGCCCAACCAGCTCTCCGGAGGCCAGCAGCAGCGGGTGTCCATCGGAAGGGCCTTGATGAACGAGCCGGTGGTCCTCCTGGCGGACGAACCCACGGGAAATCTGGATTCCAAGAACAGCCAGGACATCATCGAACTGCTGAAAGCATCCAACCGCAAGTATGATCAGACACTCATCATCATTACCCACGACGAGGCCATTGCCCGCCAGGCCAACCGGATCCTGACCATCGAAGACGGGAAGATCACCCGGGATGAGGTGATCCCTTCATGA
- a CDS encoding ABC transporter permease has product MKILNKVTLKNLQKNKTRTLVTIIGIILSVSLFTAITTSVFSLQSYIIEVVKEQEGNYYGGVLNITLADRQALAEKEEVEALSSLEHVGYARLEGIQNEDKPYVFIGAMDEEFSTMMPVHLVDGVLPENSSQVLLPEHLSTNGGVTLFLGDTLTLNVGRRVYDGGNLTQTQSFLKGQEELVGEETKSYTVVGFYERPTFEGYTAPGIRRSLLQMVRERGPWTSTCGWSPWKGSTLFWKIPDLKRPWSTATCSASAAIPTRTP; this is encoded by the coding sequence ATGAAGATCTTGAACAAAGTGACCTTAAAGAACCTGCAGAAGAACAAGACAAGGACCCTGGTAACCATTATTGGTATTATTCTATCCGTATCCCTGTTTACGGCCATCACCACATCCGTTTTCAGCCTCCAGTCCTACATCATCGAAGTGGTCAAGGAACAGGAAGGAAATTACTACGGCGGGGTCTTGAACATCACTCTGGCAGACCGGCAGGCCCTGGCAGAAAAGGAAGAGGTGGAAGCCCTCTCTTCCCTGGAGCATGTAGGCTATGCTCGCCTGGAGGGCATCCAGAACGAGGACAAGCCCTATGTCTTCATCGGCGCCATGGATGAGGAGTTTTCTACCATGATGCCGGTCCACTTGGTGGACGGGGTCCTGCCGGAAAACAGCAGCCAGGTCCTTCTGCCGGAGCATCTATCCACCAACGGGGGAGTCACCCTCTTCCTTGGGGATACCCTAACCTTGAATGTGGGAAGGCGGGTATATGATGGAGGAAACCTGACCCAAACCCAGTCTTTTTTGAAGGGACAGGAAGAATTGGTTGGGGAGGAAACCAAGTCCTATACTGTAGTAGGATTCTATGAGCGGCCCACCTTTGAAGGATACACGGCCCCGGGTATACGGCGCTCACTGTTGCAGATGGTGAGGGAGAGGGGCCCTTGGACGTCTACATGCGGGTGGAGCCCATGGAAGGGATCTACACTTTTCTGGAAGATTCCGGATTTGAAGAGACCCTGGTCAACAGCGACCTGCTCCGCTTCAGCGGCAATTCCAACGAGAACACCTTGA
- a CDS encoding ABC transporter permease encodes MVAVLSAIIMFGSISLIYNAFSISISERTKQFGLLKSVGATKKQIMGSVLFEAFVLSAVGIPLGILLGITGIGITFTFAKDLFTALWNSGTNAQLVLRISPVSLLVAAALGVVTVLISAAIPARRAARISAMDAIRQTEDIKIKAGKVKTSRITYKLFGFNGMLAAKNFKRNKRKYRATVISLFMSVVLFISASSFTNYLMTSTSQLFGEATYDISYTLTPDQQTDEESVRELLTSIEGVRDSSYEYSEMGGGILVPEDLVDENYRKLLGSSWMEDAVGATEGEKLLDMHLIFLDDASFTKLLEDNRLGVEEYTDTDRPKALVYTQGKIFNPEDSRYYTYDALKEGSFSAIGMAFKELEGAYFTGEVREDQLVYRDDNQEEVLLPREEGIITQELELGAIIKELPMMAVNSMGTDIKVIYPFSARTAVLGVEEEVPVNLYFHVEDHKAAYEDMSLLLKEEKLSYSRLTDHGAFQEQDRAMVSVINIFSYGFIILISLIAAANVFNTISTNIHLRRREFAMLKTVGMTQRGFRQMMTYESTLYGLKGIIYGIPVAVGVTYLIYRSISNGMDFAFYMPMKPVAIAIGSVFLVVFASSIYAMDKIRKDNPMDALKNENI; translated from the coding sequence ATGGTGGCCGTCCTTTCCGCCATCATCATGTTCGGATCCATTTCCCTGATCTACAACGCCTTTTCCATCTCCATCAGCGAGCGGACCAAGCAGTTCGGCCTGCTAAAGTCTGTAGGCGCCACGAAAAAGCAGATCATGGGAAGCGTCCTCTTTGAAGCCTTTGTCTTGAGCGCCGTGGGGATCCCCCTGGGGATCCTGCTGGGTATCACCGGCATCGGCATCACCTTTACTTTTGCCAAGGACCTCTTCACGGCCCTGTGGAATTCCGGGACCAATGCCCAGTTGGTGCTTCGGATCTCCCCCGTATCCCTGCTGGTGGCTGCCGCTCTGGGGGTGGTGACTGTCCTGATCTCCGCCGCCATACCGGCGAGAAGAGCCGCCAGGATCTCCGCCATGGATGCCATCCGACAGACGGAGGACATCAAGATCAAGGCGGGAAAAGTGAAGACCAGCCGGATCACCTACAAGCTTTTCGGATTCAACGGCATGCTGGCAGCCAAGAACTTTAAAAGGAACAAGCGAAAATACCGGGCAACCGTCATCTCCCTGTTCATGAGCGTAGTCCTCTTCATCTCCGCTTCCAGCTTCACCAACTATTTGATGACCAGCACCAGCCAGCTCTTCGGGGAGGCCACCTACGACATCTCCTACACCCTGACGCCGGATCAACAAACCGATGAGGAGAGTGTCCGGGAACTTCTGACTTCCATAGAAGGCGTCCGGGATTCTTCCTATGAATACAGCGAAATGGGAGGAGGGATCCTGGTGCCGGAGGACCTGGTGGATGAAAACTACCGGAAACTGCTGGGATCCAGCTGGATGGAAGATGCGGTGGGCGCAACAGAAGGGGAAAAACTCCTGGACATGCACCTGATCTTTCTGGATGATGCCAGTTTTACAAAGCTTCTGGAAGACAACCGGCTGGGGGTAGAGGAGTACACGGATACCGACCGGCCCAAAGCCCTGGTCTATACCCAGGGGAAGATCTTCAACCCGGAAGATTCCAGGTATTACACCTACGATGCATTGAAGGAAGGGTCTTTCTCGGCGATAGGGATGGCCTTTAAGGAATTGGAAGGAGCCTACTTTACCGGAGAGGTCCGGGAAGACCAGCTGGTCTACCGGGACGACAACCAAGAGGAAGTCCTCCTTCCCAGGGAGGAAGGAATTATTACTCAAGAGTTGGAGCTGGGAGCCATCATCAAGGAGCTTCCCATGATGGCCGTCAATTCCATGGGAACGGACATCAAGGTCATCTATCCCTTCAGCGCCAGAACAGCGGTCCTGGGCGTAGAGGAAGAGGTCCCAGTCAACTTGTATTTCCATGTAGAGGATCACAAGGCCGCCTATGAAGACATGTCCCTCCTGCTCAAGGAAGAGAAGCTGTCCTACAGCCGGCTGACGGACCACGGGGCCTTCCAGGAGCAGGACCGGGCCATGGTCAGCGTCATCAACATCTTTTCTTATGGGTTCATCATCCTCATCTCCCTGATCGCCGCCGCCAACGTGTTCAACACCATTTCCACCAACATCCACCTGCGACGGCGGGAGTTTGCCATGTTGAAGACCGTGGGTATGACCCAGAGGGGCTTCCGGCAGATGATGACTTACGAGAGCACTCTTTATGGTCTGAAAGGCATCATTTACGGCATCCCCGTCGCAGTGGGGGTTACCTATCTGATCTATCGGTCCATCAGCAACGGCATGGATTTTGCCTTCTACATGCCCATGAAACCCGTGGCCATCGCCATTGGCAGCGTGTTTCTGGTGGTCTTTGCCAGCAGCATCTATGCCATGGACAAGATCCGAAAGGACAACCCCATGGACGCATTGAAGAACGAGAACATATGA
- a CDS encoding phage holin family protein translates to MTTTNIQGYFLPKLAYMKPVENAFMVGSMAAIVQLFGGWDALMNGLLVFISVDYLTGLMAAIVQKKLSSKTGFAGLLKKIVILMLVLIAAQVDRISGNGEPYFRMATALFYIANEGISILENAALMGLPIPKVLRNILVGMQEAGAVERSQQNNGQ, encoded by the coding sequence ATGACAACGACCAACATCCAGGGATACTTCCTGCCAAAGCTGGCCTATATGAAGCCTGTGGAAAACGCCTTTATGGTGGGATCCATGGCAGCCATAGTACAGCTTTTCGGCGGATGGGATGCCCTGATGAACGGCTTGCTGGTTTTCATCTCCGTGGATTATTTGACCGGGCTCATGGCCGCCATCGTCCAGAAGAAATTGAGCAGCAAAACCGGATTTGCCGGTCTGCTTAAAAAAATCGTCATTCTGATGCTGGTGCTCATAGCCGCCCAGGTCGACCGGATCTCCGGAAATGGAGAACCTTATTTTCGCATGGCCACCGCCCTGTTTTACATTGCCAATGAAGGCATCTCCATTTTGGAGAATGCCGCCCTCATGGGTCTGCCCATACCCAAGGTGTTAAGGAACATCCTGGTGGGAATGCAGGAGGCGGGGGCTGTGGAGAGGAGCCAACAAAACAATGGACAATAA
- a CDS encoding NfeD family protein — protein sequence MKKRYSFLWIPLIILLLVATMAGINAPTVEATGAGKLVYVIPIENEVERGLEAFLRRTTNEAIEANADHIIFEINTPGGAVDAADNIGQILQAIDIPTTAYIRSRALSAGSYIALFMDNIYMNPQATMGASGIITQDGNAADAKAQSYWREAMGSAAEAGGRDRIYAEAMADASIDLPELNAPTGEFLTLGPTKALEVGYSQGTVNHRAELLTVLGFPDATIVEAEITPAESVARFLTNSIVVSILLTLAGLGFVIELYTAGFGIAGITSIVSLILFFYGHAVAGFAGFEVLVLLILGIGLIITEFFVPGGILGGLGVLSIVASLFFASDNIFAIGMSVLLALIISIAASVILYKKIGLQKGFLRHIILSDRETPDRGYTSATDRKDWIGRKGTALTPLRPSGTGMFDDDRIDIVSEGTFIKTGQPVEIVQVYGSRVVVKEITNEEA from the coding sequence ATGAAAAAACGTTATTCTTTTTTATGGATCCCCCTGATCATCTTGTTGCTAGTTGCAACGATGGCAGGGATCAATGCACCAACGGTGGAAGCGACGGGTGCCGGCAAACTGGTCTACGTCATCCCCATCGAAAATGAAGTGGAGCGGGGACTGGAGGCTTTCTTGCGGCGAACGACCAATGAAGCCATCGAGGCCAATGCGGATCACATCATCTTTGAGATCAATACCCCAGGCGGCGCCGTAGATGCGGCGGACAACATCGGACAGATCCTCCAGGCCATCGACATTCCCACCACGGCCTACATCCGGTCCAGAGCCCTTTCCGCCGGTTCCTACATTGCCCTGTTCATGGACAACATCTACATGAATCCACAGGCCACCATGGGAGCCAGCGGAATCATCACCCAGGACGGGAATGCTGCCGATGCGAAAGCCCAGTCCTACTGGCGGGAAGCCATGGGAAGTGCGGCGGAAGCCGGCGGGAGAGACCGGATCTATGCAGAAGCCATGGCGGATGCCAGCATCGATCTGCCGGAACTGAATGCTCCAACAGGAGAATTCCTGACACTGGGTCCCACAAAGGCCCTGGAAGTGGGATATTCCCAGGGAACCGTGAACCATCGAGCAGAACTGCTGACCGTCCTTGGATTTCCCGATGCCACCATCGTGGAGGCGGAGATCACCCCTGCGGAAAGCGTGGCCCGATTCCTCACCAATTCCATCGTGGTATCCATCCTGCTGACACTGGCCGGTCTTGGGTTCGTCATTGAGCTCTACACTGCCGGATTTGGTATCGCAGGCATAACAAGCATCGTATCCCTGATCCTATTTTTCTACGGCCATGCCGTTGCCGGGTTTGCCGGCTTTGAGGTATTGGTGCTGCTGATCCTGGGGATCGGGCTGATCATCACGGAGTTTTTCGTACCAGGCGGGATCTTGGGCGGACTGGGTGTACTGAGCATCGTGGCATCTTTGTTCTTTGCCTCGGACAACATCTTCGCCATCGGTATGAGCGTTCTGCTGGCCCTGATCATCTCCATTGCAGCATCGGTGATCCTCTACAAGAAGATCGGGCTGCAAAAAGGATTCCTGCGACATATCATCCTGTCCGACCGGGAAACGCCGGATCGAGGATATACGTCCGCAACAGACCGGAAAGATTGGATCGGTAGAAAAGGAACCGCATTAACACCCCTTCGACCGTCGGGTACCGGCATGTTTGACGACGACCGGATCGACATCGTATCGGAAGGGACCTTTATCAAAACGGGGCAACCTGTAGAAATCGTTCAAGTGTACGGCAGTCGTGTCGTCGTGAAAGAAATTACAAATGAGGAGGCGTAA
- a CDS encoding D-Ala-D-Ala carboxypeptidase family metallohydrolase → MDNKVMQGLLNTWDKGRTTPLVMDGIIGPLSREKIRRFQKEHGLVVDGIAGPITKYELMFYKYKDFEKSEFKCKCGGRFCNGYPAKVEESLLKQLQQIRNYFGKPVIITSGIRCRTHNHNVAGADTSQHVHGKAADIKVQGVSPDLVYSYANQINRDGCVIRYKTFNHIDRRGYRLRLDYRNR, encoded by the coding sequence ATGGACAATAAAGTGATGCAAGGCCTGCTTAATACATGGGACAAGGGGAGGACGACCCCCCTAGTCATGGACGGGATCATCGGTCCCTTGAGCAGGGAGAAGATCAGAAGGTTTCAAAAAGAACACGGCCTAGTGGTGGACGGCATCGCCGGTCCCATCACCAAGTACGAGCTCATGTTCTACAAGTACAAGGATTTCGAGAAAAGCGAATTCAAGTGCAAATGCGGAGGCCGCTTTTGCAACGGCTACCCGGCAAAAGTGGAGGAAAGCCTCTTGAAGCAGTTGCAGCAGATCCGGAACTACTTCGGCAAGCCGGTGATCATCACTTCCGGGATCCGCTGCAGGACCCACAACCATAACGTGGCCGGGGCGGACACCTCCCAGCACGTACACGGAAAAGCGGCGGACATCAAGGTCCAGGGAGTCAGCCCGGATTTGGTGTACAGTTACGCCAACCAGATCAATCGGGACGGCTGCGTCATCCGATACAAGACATTCAACCACATCGACCGTAGAGGGTATCGATTAAGGTTGGATTACAGGAACAGGTAG
- a CDS encoding sigma-70 family RNA polymerase sigma factor translates to MDQTIKDNPFGKGWNQERLDSLFLTLEPMVLSLYKKYGEGADSFEDAYQNSYEIMLKAVNSYEEGSLLPFIRYYKDQLIQYYMDQIQENEHLQALQEAVEALDDRGRWFLYHHYYQGKKIEDIAEEFGMNIQGLGKLKERVLDQLRDYMSD, encoded by the coding sequence ATGGATCAAACAATAAAGGATAATCCCTTTGGAAAAGGGTGGAATCAGGAAAGATTGGACAGTCTCTTTTTAACGCTGGAGCCCATGGTGCTGAGCTTGTACAAAAAATACGGCGAGGGAGCAGACTCCTTTGAGGATGCCTACCAGAATTCCTACGAGATCATGCTAAAGGCGGTCAACAGTTATGAAGAAGGCAGTTTGTTGCCCTTCATCCGGTATTATAAAGACCAGTTGATCCAGTACTATATGGATCAGATCCAGGAGAATGAACATCTTCAAGCCCTCCAGGAAGCCGTGGAAGCCTTGGATGACCGGGGACGCTGGTTTCTCTATCACCATTACTACCAGGGCAAGAAGATCGAGGACATTGCCGAGGAGTTTGGAATGAACATTCAGGGCCTAGGCAAACTGAAAGAGCGGGTCCTGGACCAGCTGAGGGACTACATGTCCGACTGA
- a CDS encoding ATP-binding protein, whose protein sequence is MERFIDRVEEWTFLNEEYEREGSSLVVLYGRRRVGKTALATEIMKGKNALYFLVTEESEQQNLEAFKNMVGDFCDNSLLKMAKVDQWQIPFEILLSKAEDEKLLLVLDEFQYLGKSDPAFPSVFQKIWDTMLKDKNIMVILCGSLISMMESQTLHYSSPLYGRRTGQIKLKQIPFQYYKEFFPNLDRKNQIEYYGITGGVPKYMEMFAGEIDVFMAIEKNVLSKQSFLYDEPNFLLQREVGEVGSYFSIMRAIAAGNHKLSKIASYLGLKQTNLTRYLKTLMDLDLLKREVPITEEIPEKSKRGLYKIKDNYIAFWFRFVYPNLSFLESGKRDHVMRKIRDHMSESHTSYVYEDVCIERLWQMNDQGPLEFVFDRAGRWWNNKEEIDIVAYESKGENIIFGECKYWKEKVGKNVLFNLERKAQEVEWKRGKRKEHFVLFGLNGFTEDLMKLTKEREDVLLVKEV, encoded by the coding sequence ATGGAGCGATTTATCGATCGAGTAGAAGAATGGACCTTTCTAAATGAGGAATATGAGAGAGAAGGATCCTCTCTTGTAGTTCTATACGGCCGCCGGCGGGTTGGGAAAACTGCATTGGCGACAGAAATCATGAAGGGAAAAAATGCACTTTATTTTCTGGTGACGGAAGAAAGCGAGCAGCAAAATCTGGAAGCATTCAAGAATATGGTAGGAGACTTTTGTGACAACTCCTTGTTGAAAATGGCGAAAGTCGACCAGTGGCAAATACCTTTCGAAATTTTGCTGTCCAAAGCAGAAGACGAGAAACTTCTGTTGGTGCTGGACGAATTTCAATACCTGGGGAAATCTGATCCTGCATTTCCCTCTGTATTTCAAAAGATTTGGGATACCATGCTGAAAGACAAAAACATCATGGTCATTCTCTGCGGTTCTTTGATTTCCATGATGGAGAGCCAAACTTTGCACTACAGTAGTCCTCTATATGGCAGAAGAACAGGACAAATCAAGTTGAAGCAGATCCCATTCCAATATTATAAAGAATTTTTCCCGAATCTGGATCGCAAAAACCAGATCGAGTACTATGGGATCACTGGAGGGGTTCCCAAATATATGGAGATGTTTGCCGGAGAGATCGATGTCTTTATGGCAATTGAAAAGAACGTCCTGTCTAAACAAAGCTTTCTGTACGATGAACCCAATTTTTTGTTGCAGCGGGAAGTGGGGGAAGTAGGCAGTTACTTTTCCATCATGAGGGCCATCGCAGCAGGAAATCATAAACTGAGCAAAATTGCATCGTATTTGGGTTTGAAGCAGACGAACCTGACCAGGTACTTGAAGACGCTGATGGACTTGGACTTGTTGAAGAGAGAAGTACCCATTACGGAAGAAATTCCGGAAAAAAGCAAAAGAGGGTTATACAAAATCAAGGACAACTACATTGCCTTTTGGTTCCGCTTTGTGTATCCCAATTTGAGCTTCCTTGAATCCGGGAAACGGGATCATGTTATGAGAAAAATCAGAGATCATATGAGCGAAAGCCATACAAGCTACGTATATGAAGATGTTTGTATCGAAAGGCTGTGGCAGATGAACGATCAGGGTCCGTTGGAGTTTGTATTTGACCGTGCAGGCCGCTGGTGGAACAACAAGGAAGAAATCGACATCGTTGCCTACGAAAGCAAGGGGGAAAACATAATATTTGGGGAATGCAAGTATTGGAAGGAAAAAGTCGGCAAGAACGTCCTTTTCAATTTGGAAAGAAAAGCACAAGAAGTAGAATGGAAAAGAGGAAAACGCAAGGAGCATTTTGTCTTGTTCGGACTCAACGGCTTTACAGAAGATCTGATGAAGCTAACGAAGGAGAGGGAAGACGTCCTATTGGTGAAAGAGGTGTAG
- a CDS encoding uroporphyrinogen decarboxylase family protein: protein MMTKKENFLATIRGEDPERYVNQFEFLEFIYEAPMEADPPPGTELVNGWGITWRWPEGQLGAFPVHDEEHKVLKDITRWREQVKAPSVVFDEARWADAIAHANAIDRNEKFVSLFVAPGIFEMTHHLMSMEDALTAYYEEPEAMHELIDYLTEWEISYAKELIDHLHPDCLYHHDDWGSQISTFMSPAMFEEFILPAYKKIYQYYRDNGVEIIIHHSDSFAATLVPYMIDMGVDVWQGVMTTNNTPELIKKYGGQITFMGNIDSGSVDFPGWTPEIIAEHVERACRECGTKYFIPNLTQGMDFDSFPGVYKETSAAIERMSEVMFNK from the coding sequence ATGATGACAAAAAAAGAAAATTTCCTGGCCACGATCCGGGGAGAAGATCCAGAAAGATATGTCAACCAATTTGAGTTTCTCGAATTCATCTACGAAGCGCCCATGGAAGCGGATCCGCCTCCGGGAACAGAGCTTGTCAACGGATGGGGGATCACCTGGCGCTGGCCGGAAGGACAACTTGGCGCTTTTCCCGTACACGACGAGGAGCACAAGGTCCTCAAAGACATCACCCGGTGGAGAGAGCAGGTCAAGGCGCCGTCCGTTGTATTTGACGAAGCCCGTTGGGCCGACGCCATCGCCCATGCCAATGCCATCGATCGAAACGAAAAATTCGTTTCCCTGTTCGTCGCTCCCGGGATCTTCGAAATGACCCACCACCTGATGAGCATGGAAGATGCTTTGACCGCTTATTATGAAGAACCGGAAGCCATGCACGAACTTATCGACTACCTGACGGAGTGGGAGATCTCCTATGCCAAGGAACTGATCGACCATCTGCACCCGGATTGCCTCTACCACCATGACGACTGGGGCAGCCAAATCTCCACCTTCATGTCTCCGGCCATGTTTGAAGAATTCATTCTGCCGGCCTACAAGAAAATCTATCAGTACTATCGGGACAACGGTGTGGAGATCATCATCCACCACAGCGATTCCTTCGCCGCCACCCTGGTTCCCTACATGATCGACATGGGCGTCGATGTATGGCAAGGTGTCATGACCACCAACAACACGCCGGAACTGATCAAGAAATACGGCGGACAGATCACTTTCATGGGAAACATCGACAGCGGCAGCGTGGATTTCCCCGGCTGGACCCCGGAAATCATCGCAGAACATGTAGAAAGAGCCTGCAGGGAATGCGGCACCAAGTATTTCATCCCCAACCTGACCCAGGGCATGGACTTTGATTCCTTCCCGGGCGTCTATAAAGAGACCAGCGCTGCCATCGAGCGCATGAGTGAAGTCATGTTCAACAAATAA
- the floA gene encoding flotillin-like protein FloA (flotillin-like protein involved in membrane lipid rafts), protein MFSIADFIPIIIIGVIIIGLAVLFSFIPVALWISALAAGVKVSIFTLVGMRLRRVVPSKVINPLIKAYKAGVSADANQLESHYLAGGNVDRVVNALIAAQRANIDLGFERAAAIDLAGRDVLQAVQMSVNPKVIETPFIAGIAMDGIEVKAKARITVRANIERLVGGAGEETVIARVGEGVVSTIGSATSHKQVLENPDSISKNVLNRGLDAGTAFEILSIDIADVDIGKNIGAILQTDQAQADKSIAQAKAEERRAMAVAEEQEMIARVQEMRAKVVEAEATVPLALAEALRTGKMGVMDYMNYQNIGADTQMRGSIGDMTKGDAPKE, encoded by the coding sequence ATGTTTAGTATTGCTGATTTCATACCAATTATCATCATTGGTGTCATTATCATTGGACTTGCTGTCTTGTTTTCCTTCATCCCGGTGGCTCTGTGGATCAGTGCCCTGGCTGCAGGCGTCAAGGTCAGCATCTTCACCCTGGTCGGAATGCGTTTGCGTCGGGTCGTCCCCAGCAAGGTCATCAACCCCTTGATCAAAGCATATAAAGCCGGCGTCAGCGCCGATGCCAACCAGCTGGAGTCCCACTACCTGGCAGGTGGTAACGTGGACAGGGTGGTCAACGCCCTGATCGCAGCACAACGAGCCAACATCGACCTGGGCTTTGAGCGGGCAGCCGCCATCGACCTTGCCGGTCGTGACGTATTGCAAGCCGTTCAAATGAGCGTTAACCCGAAAGTCATTGAAACACCATTCATCGCCGGTATTGCCATGGACGGGATCGAGGTAAAGGCAAAAGCCAGGATCACCGTACGTGCCAACATCGAACGACTGGTCGGTGGAGCCGGTGAAGAAACGGTCATCGCCCGTGTCGGAGAAGGGGTCGTCAGCACCATCGGTAGCGCCACTTCCCACAAGCAAGTACTGGAAAACCCGGATTCCATCTCCAAAAACGTATTGAACCGTGGTTTGGATGCAGGAACCGCTTTTGAGATCCTGTCCATCGATATTGCAGACGTAGACATCGGAAAGAACATCGGAGCCATCCTGCAAACAGACCAGGCACAAGCCGACAAGAGCATCGCCCAGGCGAAAGCGGAAGAACGTCGCGCAATGGCCGTCGCAGAAGAACAGGAAATGATCGCCCGCGTTCAGGAAATGCGTGCAAAAGTTGTGGAAGCAGAAGCAACCGTACCTTTGGCACTTGCAGAAGCACTTCGTACCGGCAAGATGGGCGTTATGGATTACATGAACTACCAAAACATCGGAGCAGATACCCAAATGCGGGGATCCATCGGTGACATGACCAAAGGGGATGCCCCCAAGGAATGA